Proteins encoded within one genomic window of Bacillus thuringiensis:
- the malR gene encoding maltose operon transcriptional repressor MalR, which translates to MTVTIKDVAKKANVAPSTVSRVIADNPSISEKTKRRVRKVMSELGYHPNLNARNLANQTTKTLGLVMPSSASKAFQNPFFPEVIRGISSFAHVEGYALYMSTGETEDEIFNGVVKMVQGRQIGGIILLYSRENDRIIQYLHKQNFPFVLIGKPYDRKDEITYVDNDNYTAAREVAEYLISLGHKQIAFIGGGSDLLVTRDRLAGMSDALKLADIVLPKEYILHFDFSRESGQQAVEELMGLKQPPTAIVATDDLIGLGVLSALSKKGFVVPKDVSIVSFNNALLSEIASPPLSTVDVNIYQLGYEAAKALVDKVENAESTAKCIIIPHKLLKRQTCDHYA; encoded by the coding sequence ATGACAGTTACAATTAAAGATGTGGCGAAGAAGGCGAATGTAGCACCATCTACCGTTTCTCGTGTAATTGCTGATAATCCAAGTATAAGTGAAAAAACAAAGCGTCGTGTTCGGAAAGTAATGAGTGAACTAGGGTATCATCCCAATTTAAACGCAAGAAATCTAGCTAATCAAACGACGAAAACACTTGGCCTTGTTATGCCAAGTTCTGCAAGTAAAGCTTTTCAAAATCCGTTTTTCCCAGAAGTTATAAGAGGGATTAGTTCATTTGCACATGTGGAAGGGTATGCACTGTATATGTCGACAGGTGAAACGGAAGATGAAATTTTTAATGGTGTTGTAAAGATGGTGCAGGGACGCCAAATTGGTGGTATTATTCTTTTATATTCAAGAGAGAATGATCGGATTATTCAATATTTGCATAAACAAAATTTCCCGTTTGTTTTAATTGGGAAACCATATGATCGAAAAGATGAAATTACATATGTAGATAATGACAATTATACAGCTGCAAGAGAAGTGGCAGAATATTTGATTTCATTAGGTCATAAACAAATTGCGTTCATCGGCGGTGGATCGGATTTACTTGTAACGAGAGATCGTTTGGCTGGTATGAGTGATGCTTTAAAATTAGCAGACATTGTATTACCAAAAGAGTATATTTTACATTTTGATTTTTCGAGGGAAAGTGGTCAACAAGCCGTGGAGGAATTAATGGGGCTGAAGCAACCGCCGACAGCAATTGTGGCAACGGATGATTTAATTGGACTTGGTGTGTTAAGTGCACTTTCTAAAAAAGGATTCGTTGTACCGAAGGATGTTTCTATTGTAAGCTTTAATAATGCTTTATTATCAGAAATTGCGAGTCCGCCACTTTCGACAGTTGATGTGAATATATACCAGCTAGGATATGAGGCAGCAAAAGCTTTAGTTGATAAAGTAGAGAATGCGGAGTCTACTGCAAAGTGTATCATTATTCCGCATAAATTACTGAAGCGTCAAACTTGCGATCATTATGCATAA
- the kinB gene encoding sporulation sensor histidine kinase KinB, translating to MELIRDLMIQIAIIILPLFLYEAIRLNRYQEMPPKPNRYFIMFLSSITLVLSMTYSICFGDVCGYNFHPIPIVSGFLYGGIVGLVPAVIFVAYEWALKGMSLLPIIEVIFLLIVPLFLSKKWSLFSREKKLIFAFMISSLYVLVSLVIGMITVLLETGFTPHISHLYSGYIFASLIMVMTMVFQVYLTEYLNENAILRTEMQKSEKLNIVSELAASVAHEVRNPLTVVRGFIQLLESTEDVKNKDYMRLVLAELDRAEQIISDYLNLARPQIEKKEHICLSAQLIEMTTLMSSFAAMQGVYLQVEISESLYTIGDKTKLKQAIMNVVKNGIEAIQGNKGYLKVTAIQKDETIVIRVKDSGVGMTKEQLVRLGQPYYSLKEKGTGLGLMVTFSILQAHNGTLEYKSESGKGTEAIIILPAVRNKE from the coding sequence ATGGAGCTGATCCGTGATCTAATGATCCAAATTGCCATCATTATTTTGCCGCTATTTTTATATGAAGCGATTCGTTTAAATCGTTATCAAGAAATGCCTCCGAAGCCTAACCGCTACTTTATTATGTTTTTATCCAGTATTACACTCGTTCTCTCCATGACATACTCTATTTGTTTTGGTGACGTTTGTGGGTATAACTTTCACCCAATCCCGATTGTTAGTGGTTTTCTATATGGTGGGATTGTTGGTTTAGTCCCGGCCGTTATTTTTGTTGCATATGAATGGGCGCTAAAGGGAATGAGCCTTCTTCCAATCATAGAAGTAATATTTCTATTGATAGTTCCATTATTTTTATCAAAGAAATGGTCTCTGTTTTCAAGGGAGAAGAAACTAATTTTTGCATTTATGATTTCATCATTGTACGTACTTGTTTCTTTAGTAATTGGCATGATTACCGTTCTGTTAGAAACGGGGTTTACACCGCATATTTCACACCTATATAGCGGATATATATTTGCTTCGCTTATTATGGTTATGACAATGGTATTTCAGGTGTACTTAACAGAATATTTAAATGAAAATGCAATACTACGTACAGAGATGCAAAAGTCAGAAAAGCTTAATATTGTAAGTGAGTTAGCGGCAAGTGTTGCACATGAGGTTCGAAACCCGCTCACTGTTGTTCGTGGTTTTATTCAATTGCTAGAAAGTACGGAAGATGTGAAGAATAAGGATTATATGCGTCTCGTATTAGCCGAATTGGACCGGGCAGAACAAATTATTTCAGATTATTTGAATTTAGCAAGGCCACAAATTGAGAAAAAGGAACACATTTGTCTATCAGCACAATTAATAGAAATGACTACACTTATGTCATCATTTGCAGCGATGCAAGGTGTATATTTGCAAGTTGAGATTTCTGAAAGCCTTTATACGATTGGTGATAAGACGAAATTAAAGCAAGCAATTATGAATGTTGTTAAAAATGGTATTGAAGCAATTCAAGGAAATAAAGGATATTTAAAAGTAACGGCTATTCAAAAAGATGAAACGATTGTAATAAGAGTTAAAGATAGTGGTGTTGGAATGACGAAAGAACAGTTAGTAAGGCTGGGACAACCGTATTATTCTTTAAAAGAAAAAGGAACAGGATTAGGGCTTATGGTAACATTTAGTATTTTACAAGCGCATAATGGTACGCTGGAATATAAAAGCGAAAGTGGGAAAGGTACTGAAGCGATTATTATATTGCCAGCTGTAAGAAATAAGGAATAA
- a CDS encoding extracellular solute-binding protein, producing the protein MKKALSLLTVSALSIGMLSACGPKDSGKKEESKAKKDYDLLVWEDDKKGVGLEPAVKSFEEKYKVKVKVVEMQMTDQVKKLRLDGPAGTGPDVVTLPHDQIGNAVTEGLLSEVKADDAVKSKFTDSSIQAQTYNGKLYGLPKAIETPIFIYNKKLMPKAPETMDELFNFSKEFTKDGKYGFLTLGDNFYFANAFMAGMGGYVFGEKDGKPNASDVGLNNSGAVQGAEYLQKWYKEKLFPKGIIGESGGPAADGLFNEGKAASIMNGPWAFQAMEKNGIDYGVAPMPKLPNGQPMKTFVGVKGWHVTSFSKQNDLATKFTEWVTNEENAKIRFEKTKEIPPVKAVMEDPIIKDNEAAKAVATQSENGIPMPNIPEMQEVWKPAGDALQLVVTDKEAPKAALDNAVKQIKGNIEANHSKKK; encoded by the coding sequence ATGAAGAAAGCATTATCATTATTAACGGTTTCAGCATTATCAATTGGTATGTTATCTGCATGTGGGCCGAAAGATTCGGGGAAAAAAGAGGAAAGTAAAGCGAAGAAGGACTATGATCTTCTTGTTTGGGAAGATGATAAAAAAGGCGTTGGTTTAGAACCAGCAGTAAAAAGCTTTGAGGAAAAATATAAAGTAAAAGTAAAAGTTGTTGAAATGCAAATGACAGATCAAGTGAAGAAGTTACGTCTTGATGGACCAGCGGGGACGGGACCAGATGTTGTAACATTACCACATGATCAAATCGGAAACGCAGTAACAGAAGGTTTACTTTCTGAAGTGAAAGCTGATGATGCTGTAAAGAGTAAATTTACTGATTCATCAATACAAGCACAGACATATAACGGAAAATTATATGGTTTACCAAAAGCAATTGAGACACCAATCTTTATTTACAATAAAAAATTAATGCCAAAAGCACCAGAAACGATGGACGAGCTGTTTAACTTCTCAAAAGAATTTACGAAGGATGGCAAGTACGGATTTTTAACATTAGGAGATAACTTCTACTTTGCTAATGCATTCATGGCAGGTATGGGTGGTTATGTGTTTGGTGAAAAAGATGGAAAGCCAAATGCAAGTGATGTTGGATTAAATAATAGCGGAGCAGTGCAAGGTGCTGAATATCTTCAAAAATGGTACAAAGAAAAGTTATTCCCGAAAGGTATTATCGGTGAATCTGGTGGACCTGCTGCTGATGGACTGTTTAATGAAGGAAAAGCAGCATCTATTATGAATGGACCATGGGCATTCCAAGCGATGGAAAAGAACGGAATTGATTATGGGGTTGCCCCAATGCCGAAATTACCAAATGGTCAGCCAATGAAAACTTTTGTTGGGGTTAAAGGATGGCATGTAACAAGTTTCTCTAAACAAAATGATTTAGCTACAAAGTTCACTGAATGGGTAACGAATGAAGAAAACGCAAAAATTCGATTTGAGAAAACAAAAGAAATTCCTCCAGTAAAAGCAGTAATGGAAGATCCAATTATTAAAGATAATGAAGCTGCAAAAGCAGTTGCGACACAATCTGAAAATGGAATTCCAATGCCGAACATTCCAGAAATGCAAGAAGTATGGAAACCAGCTGGAGATGCGCTTCAATTAGTTGTTACGGATAAAGAGGCACCAAAAGCAGCGCTTGATAATGCAGTGAAGCAAATTAAAGGTAATATTGAGGCAAATCATAGTAAGAAAAAATAA
- the malD gene encoding maltosaccharide ABC transporter permease MalD, with protein MNIKRQKMLRLSLSYFVIFVMCAIIFYPLLWIIGSSFNPGDSLSGSSIIPQNATLDHYRKLLDLENSNYLLWYKNTLKVSVLTMFFSVLAISFTAYAFSRYRFVGRKNGLLTFLILQMIPNFAALIALYVLAQLTGLIDTHLALILIYVGGAIPMNTWLMKGYFDTIPKELDESARMDGAGHFRIFWQIIMPLAKPIVAVVALFTFIGPFTDFILASIILRTPENYTLAVGLYEMVAKKFGNEFTTFAAGSVLIAIPISILFLSLQKYFISGLTAGGTKG; from the coding sequence ATGAATATTAAAAGACAAAAGATGTTACGTCTCTCATTAAGTTATTTCGTTATTTTCGTAATGTGTGCCATCATTTTCTATCCATTATTATGGATTATTGGCTCATCGTTTAATCCGGGTGATAGTTTATCTGGATCAAGTATTATTCCGCAAAATGCAACGTTAGATCATTATCGTAAGTTATTAGATTTAGAGAATAGTAATTATTTACTATGGTATAAAAACACATTAAAAGTAAGTGTTTTAACGATGTTTTTCTCAGTGCTAGCAATTAGTTTTACTGCTTATGCATTTTCGAGATACCGTTTTGTTGGAAGAAAAAATGGTTTATTAACATTTTTAATTCTGCAAATGATTCCAAACTTTGCAGCGTTAATCGCCCTATACGTATTAGCGCAGTTAACAGGATTAATTGATACGCACCTTGCATTAATTTTAATTTATGTGGGCGGGGCAATCCCAATGAATACATGGCTTATGAAGGGATATTTTGATACGATTCCGAAAGAATTGGATGAGTCAGCTCGTATGGATGGGGCAGGACATTTCCGTATTTTTTGGCAAATCATTATGCCACTTGCAAAGCCGATCGTAGCAGTTGTAGCGCTATTCACTTTCATCGGTCCATTTACAGATTTCATTTTAGCGAGTATTATTTTGCGCACACCAGAAAATTATACTTTGGCAGTTGGATTATATGAAATGGTAGCGAAGAAATTTGGTAATGAATTTACAACGTTTGCAGCGGGTTCAGTATTGATTGCAATCCCAATTTCAATTTTATTCCTATCACTACAAAAATACTTTATCTCTGGTTTAACTGCTGGGGGTACGAAAGGATGA
- a CDS encoding DUF3967 domain-containing protein → MEAIYKTKDVTNKTGIPKHIVRKYSQLLEEHGYIISKTADARIYKLDDLKLLKSIHERAATLQEDISETIPIILKEKETPPVPIIQDKQEIQPKEKEDGRNFEEFMLKLEMLAQLNEAIIHQNSTLITQNRLKDEKLDELMQQVYVKEGSQEKMLQELVDHAAQTDALQKEKMDLLMNHMYKRESKQEEKMNKLVNQIYNKDSNRDAQLMQVIREIQETKRMVAASKEQGFLQSFRSLFSRTKQEKTNE, encoded by the coding sequence ATGGAAGCTATCTATAAAACGAAAGATGTCACGAATAAAACAGGCATCCCAAAACATATAGTTCGTAAATATAGTCAACTGTTAGAGGAACATGGTTATATAATTTCCAAAACAGCTGATGCCCGTATTTATAAACTGGATGATTTAAAACTATTAAAATCTATACATGAAAGAGCTGCTACATTGCAAGAAGATATTTCAGAAACGATACCAATTATTTTAAAAGAAAAAGAGACCCCACCTGTACCAATTATACAAGATAAGCAAGAAATACAACCAAAAGAAAAAGAAGATGGGCGTAACTTTGAGGAGTTCATGTTAAAACTTGAAATGCTCGCTCAATTAAATGAAGCAATTATTCATCAAAATTCTACCCTTATTACCCAAAATCGTTTAAAAGATGAAAAGCTAGATGAATTAATGCAACAAGTTTATGTAAAAGAAGGCTCTCAAGAAAAAATGCTACAAGAATTAGTGGATCATGCTGCTCAAACAGATGCCCTGCAGAAAGAAAAGATGGACTTATTAATGAATCATATGTATAAACGAGAATCTAAGCAAGAAGAAAAAATGAATAAACTCGTAAATCAAATTTATAACAAAGATAGTAATCGTGATGCACAACTTATGCAAGTTATTCGTGAAATTCAAGAAACAAAAAGAATGGTTGCTGCCTCAAAAGAGCAAGGATTCTTGCAATCATTTAGAAGCTTATTTAGCCGAACAAAACAAGAAAAAACAAATGAATAA
- the nucA gene encoding DNA-entry nuclease: MKQLKGIIISIIAILSILVAVYEVLVPEETSTQKTNAYDQVLEFPKERYPETGKHITDAIKEGHSEVCTIDRGGAADRRKLSLAPYPSKKGYDRDEWPMAMCKEGGKGAHIEYISPADNRGAGSWVGNKLDKYPDGTRVKFDVK; this comes from the coding sequence ATGAAGCAATTAAAAGGTATTATCATTTCAATTATTGCAATTCTTTCTATTTTAGTAGCGGTTTATGAAGTACTTGTTCCAGAGGAAACAAGTACCCAAAAAACAAATGCGTATGATCAAGTTCTAGAATTTCCGAAAGAGAGATATCCAGAAACCGGGAAACATATTACGGATGCGATAAAAGAAGGACATTCAGAAGTTTGTACAATTGACCGTGGTGGTGCTGCGGATAGAAGAAAATTATCGTTAGCTCCATACCCATCAAAAAAAGGGTATGATCGTGATGAATGGCCAATGGCGATGTGTAAAGAAGGCGGAAAAGGAGCACATATCGAATATATAAGTCCAGCAGATAACCGCGGAGCAGGGTCTTGGGTAGGGAATAAGCTAGATAAATACCCAGATGGTACGCGTGTGAAATTTGACGTAAAGTAG
- the malC gene encoding maltosaccharide ABC transporter permease MalC: MQTSMEPANGLNGSKHRKMATILSIIPGVGQMYNKQFVKGLIFLVLTGSFIVAFADLLNMGLWGIVTLGTEVPRDHSVFLLVEGILALIVIVFGLGIYGFNLYDAYQNGKKRDIGTPLNSVKEQYRNLLDQGFPYLMVSPGFLLLIFVVVFPIIFVILIGFTNYDLYHSPPAKLVDWVGFKNFIDIFTLPMWRETFLSVFSWTVIWTFVATTLQVALGIFLAIIVNQPGIKGKAIIRTIFILPWAVPAFVSILVFSGMFNETFGAINNQVLALFGIEKIAWMTDPFWAKVALIMIQTWLGFPFVFAMTTGILQSIPGELYEAATVDGATAWQQFRKITLPLVLYATAPILITQYTFNFNNFSIIYLFNGGGPAVAGQDAGGTDILISWIYKLTMTSAQYGKAAALTMILSLIVITVALWQFKRTKSFQEEDMM; the protein is encoded by the coding sequence ATGCAAACATCTATGGAACCAGCAAACGGCTTAAACGGTTCAAAGCATAGGAAAATGGCAACCATATTATCTATCATTCCAGGCGTGGGCCAAATGTATAATAAACAATTTGTAAAAGGTCTTATTTTTCTAGTATTAACAGGTTCATTTATTGTAGCCTTTGCTGATTTATTAAATATGGGATTATGGGGAATTGTAACGCTTGGTACAGAAGTTCCACGTGACCATTCTGTCTTTCTATTAGTAGAAGGAATCTTAGCACTCATCGTCATCGTGTTTGGACTCGGAATATATGGATTTAATTTATATGATGCATACCAGAACGGGAAGAAACGTGATATAGGAACACCGTTAAACTCTGTAAAAGAGCAATACCGTAATTTACTAGATCAAGGTTTTCCATATTTAATGGTTTCACCGGGTTTTCTATTACTTATCTTTGTAGTTGTATTCCCAATCATCTTCGTAATTTTAATTGGATTTACGAACTACGATTTATATCATTCTCCTCCAGCTAAACTAGTAGATTGGGTAGGGTTTAAAAACTTTATTGATATCTTTACATTACCGATGTGGAGAGAGACGTTTTTAAGTGTATTTTCTTGGACTGTCATTTGGACATTCGTTGCAACGACATTACAAGTTGCACTTGGTATTTTCTTAGCGATTATCGTAAATCAGCCTGGTATTAAAGGGAAGGCAATTATTCGAACAATCTTCATTTTACCGTGGGCGGTCCCAGCATTCGTATCTATTCTTGTTTTCTCTGGTATGTTTAATGAGACATTTGGAGCAATTAACAATCAAGTATTGGCTTTATTCGGAATTGAAAAGATTGCTTGGATGACAGATCCATTTTGGGCGAAGGTAGCTTTAATTATGATTCAAACTTGGCTTGGATTCCCGTTCGTCTTTGCAATGACGACAGGTATATTGCAATCGATTCCAGGAGAATTATATGAAGCTGCTACAGTAGACGGAGCTACAGCTTGGCAACAGTTTCGTAAAATTACATTGCCACTTGTTCTATATGCAACAGCACCAATATTAATTACGCAATATACGTTTAACTTTAATAACTTTAGTATCATCTATCTATTTAACGGCGGAGGTCCTGCTGTCGCTGGACAAGACGCAGGTGGAACGGATATTTTAATTTCATGGATTTATAAGTTAACGATGACTTCAGCGCAGTACGGGAAAGCAGCAGCTCTTACAATGATCTTATCGTTAATCGTTATTACAGTTGCGTTATGGCAATTTAAGAGAACAAAATCATTCCAAGAAGAGGATATGATGTAA
- a CDS encoding alpha-glycosidase — protein sequence MLKEAIYHRPKDNYAYAYDEKTIHIRIRTKKDDVQSATLIYGDPYEWKDGKWITSSTPMKKTGSTTLFDYWSISIEPKFKRLRYGFELKNDTDTLIYAERGFFSTIPNDDVGNFFCFPFIHANDVFKAPSWIKDTVWYQIFPERFANGDPALNPENALPWGSAEPTPTNFFGGDFAGIIQNLDYLVKLGISGIYFTPIFKAHSNHKYDTIDYMEIDPQFGTKETFKELVQACHTHGIKVMLDAVFNHSGYFFDKFQDVLENGEQSAYKEWFHIHEFPIRTEPLPNYDTFAFTPYMPKLNTAHPDVKEYLLEVGRYWVREFNIDGWRLDVANEVDHSFWREFRSEIKALNPEVYILGEIWHDALPWLQGDQFDAVMSYPVTNALLSYFANDSIKANEFMKQITESLHSYSMNVNEAAFHLLDSHDTPRILTTCNGDKNKLKLLYIFHLSFIGSPCIYYGDEIGMDGGMDPACRKCMVWDTKEQDHLLFTHVQTLISLRKQYKAFGGHGTFQFIEANDEHNYISYTKTYEDETIFFVLNPTNSDITASLPLHVTGKKIINIYTNEEFSAEASVLQVTLPPYGFSILKW from the coding sequence ATGCTTAAAGAAGCCATTTATCATAGGCCAAAAGATAATTATGCATACGCTTACGATGAAAAAACGATTCACATCCGAATACGTACTAAAAAAGACGATGTTCAAAGCGCCACTCTTATTTACGGTGATCCTTATGAATGGAAAGACGGGAAATGGATTACATCAAGTACACCGATGAAAAAAACTGGTTCTACTACATTGTTTGATTATTGGTCCATTTCCATTGAGCCAAAATTTAAGCGCTTACGTTATGGATTCGAATTAAAAAATGATACAGACACTCTTATTTATGCAGAGCGAGGCTTTTTTTCTACCATTCCAAACGATGACGTTGGTAACTTTTTCTGTTTTCCATTTATTCATGCAAATGATGTATTCAAAGCGCCTTCCTGGATTAAAGATACTGTTTGGTATCAAATTTTCCCAGAACGATTTGCAAATGGGGATCCTGCACTAAATCCAGAAAACGCCCTCCCTTGGGGCAGCGCTGAACCAACTCCAACTAATTTTTTCGGAGGAGATTTTGCTGGTATTATTCAAAACCTTGATTACCTTGTTAAGCTTGGAATTTCCGGAATATATTTCACACCTATTTTCAAAGCACATTCAAACCATAAATATGACACAATCGACTACATGGAAATCGACCCACAATTTGGCACAAAAGAAACTTTCAAAGAACTCGTTCAGGCATGTCATACACACGGTATAAAAGTAATGCTCGATGCCGTATTCAATCATAGTGGATACTTTTTCGATAAATTTCAAGACGTACTAGAAAACGGTGAGCAGTCAGCATATAAAGAGTGGTTCCATATTCATGAGTTCCCAATTAGAACTGAGCCACTTCCGAATTATGATACTTTCGCGTTTACACCGTATATGCCTAAATTAAATACAGCACACCCGGATGTAAAAGAATACTTACTTGAAGTAGGACGTTATTGGGTAAGAGAATTCAATATAGACGGTTGGCGCCTTGATGTGGCAAATGAAGTCGACCATAGCTTTTGGAGAGAATTCCGGAGTGAGATCAAGGCGTTAAATCCTGAAGTATATATTTTAGGCGAAATTTGGCACGATGCACTTCCATGGCTACAAGGGGATCAATTTGATGCTGTAATGAGCTATCCTGTTACAAATGCTCTACTGTCTTACTTCGCTAACGATTCCATTAAAGCAAATGAATTTATGAAACAAATTACAGAATCTCTACATTCCTACTCTATGAATGTAAATGAAGCAGCATTTCATTTATTAGACAGCCATGATACACCGAGAATATTGACAACATGTAATGGAGATAAAAATAAGTTAAAGTTACTTTATATATTCCATCTTTCTTTCATCGGCTCTCCTTGTATTTATTATGGAGACGAAATTGGCATGGACGGCGGTATGGATCCAGCTTGTCGCAAATGTATGGTTTGGGATACGAAAGAACAAGATCATCTATTATTTACACATGTACAAACATTAATTTCATTACGGAAGCAATATAAAGCATTTGGAGGACATGGTACTTTCCAATTTATCGAAGCAAATGATGAACATAATTATATTTCTTATACGAAAACATACGAAGATGAAACGATCTTTTTCGTTTTAAATCCGACTAATAGTGACATTACAGCTTCACTCCCTCTCCATGTTACTGGAAAGAAAATCATTAACATTTATACAAACGAAGAATTTTCAGCGGAAGCAAGTGTATTACAAGTTACACTTCCTCCATATGGATTCTCCATATTAAAATGGTAA
- the comJ gene encoding competence protein ComJ, with amino-acid sequence MELTISYSQLMLMNYDGEQPYVDWTDEDFERGYAKADGTVIFEALSDYTCEIKVTCGKHIEKEEVVRTVTVPFTVENECIVVTSILSNKFQIPIPNGEYTVVLQATPLEEPTDDELYKIQYEFFFESKE; translated from the coding sequence ATGGAGTTAACAATTTCGTATTCGCAATTAATGTTGATGAACTATGACGGTGAACAGCCTTACGTTGACTGGACGGATGAAGATTTTGAAAGAGGTTATGCGAAGGCGGATGGAACTGTTATTTTTGAAGCACTTTCTGATTATACTTGTGAAATAAAAGTAACTTGCGGGAAACATATTGAGAAAGAAGAAGTGGTTAGAACGGTTACAGTTCCTTTTACAGTTGAAAATGAATGTATCGTTGTAACGAGTATTCTTTCAAATAAATTTCAAATCCCTATTCCAAATGGTGAGTATACAGTTGTCTTACAAGCAACTCCTCTTGAAGAACCGACGGATGATGAATTATATAAAATACAATACGAATTCTTTTTTGAAAGTAAAGAATAA
- a CDS encoding aminotransferase A — protein sequence MEQFINPRVKDIQISGIRQFSNMIQNYDNLISLTIGQPDFPTPSLVKEAAKRAITENYTSYTHNAGLLELREAACNFVKDNYDLHYSPENETIVTIGASEAIDVTFRTILEPGTEVILPAPIYPGYEPIIRLCGATPIFIDVRETGFRLTAEVLESAITEKTRCVVLPYPSNPTGVTLSKEELQDIVDVLKDKNIFVLSDEIYSELVYEQTHTSIAHFPEMREKTIVINGLSKSHSMTGWRIGLLFAPSYLAGHILKVHQYNVTCATSIAQYAAIEALTAAKDAPKMMRHQYKKRRDYVYNRLIQMGLTVEKPTGAFYLFPYVGHLTSSSFDFALDLVKEVGLAVVPGTAFSEYGEGYLRLSYAYSIETLKEGCDRLEAFLQQKAKS from the coding sequence ATGGAACAATTCATTAACCCTAGAGTGAAGGACATCCAAATTTCTGGAATCCGCCAATTCTCTAACATGATTCAAAACTATGATAATCTTATCTCTTTAACAATTGGTCAACCCGATTTTCCTACACCTTCTCTTGTAAAAGAAGCGGCAAAACGGGCTATTACAGAAAATTATACAAGCTATACACATAACGCTGGTTTACTAGAATTGCGCGAGGCAGCTTGTAACTTTGTAAAAGATAACTACGATTTACATTATTCACCTGAAAACGAAACCATCGTTACAATCGGTGCTAGCGAAGCAATTGATGTTACATTCCGAACAATTTTAGAGCCTGGAACAGAAGTCATTTTACCTGCCCCTATTTATCCAGGATACGAACCGATTATTCGCTTATGCGGCGCTACACCTATTTTTATCGATGTTCGTGAAACTGGCTTCCGTTTAACAGCCGAAGTACTAGAAAGTGCTATTACTGAAAAAACAAGATGCGTCGTACTGCCGTATCCTTCTAATCCAACTGGTGTAACTTTATCGAAAGAAGAACTGCAAGATATTGTAGATGTTTTAAAAGATAAAAACATTTTCGTCCTTTCTGATGAAATTTATAGCGAACTTGTATATGAACAAACGCATACATCTATCGCTCATTTCCCAGAAATGCGTGAAAAGACTATCGTCATTAACGGTTTATCAAAATCTCACTCTATGACTGGCTGGCGTATCGGTCTATTATTTGCACCAAGCTATTTAGCTGGACATATATTAAAAGTTCATCAATACAACGTAACGTGCGCTACTTCAATCGCTCAATATGCTGCAATTGAAGCATTAACAGCTGCTAAAGATGCACCAAAAATGATGCGTCATCAATACAAAAAACGCCGTGATTACGTATATAATAGACTCATTCAAATGGGCTTAACAGTTGAAAAGCCAACAGGTGCATTTTACTTATTCCCATATGTTGGCCATTTAACATCTTCATCATTTGATTTTGCACTTGATCTTGTCAAAGAAGTTGGACTTGCCGTCGTTCCCGGAACAGCATTCTCTGAATATGGTGAAGGCTACCTTCGCTTGTCCTATGCATATAGTATTGAAACCTTAAAAGAAGGCTGTGACCGTTTAGAAGCCTTTCTACAACAAAAAGCTAAGAGTTAA